In Thermus thermophilus, the genomic window CTCGAGGCCCAGACCGCCCTCATGGAGGCCGGGGTGCCCGCCTTCCACGCCTTCGTGCGGGCCTACAAGGCCCACGAGCGGGCCGCCCTGGACGGCAAGCCCATCACCCGCTGGCGCGGCCCCAACGCCCGCGAGGCGGAGGCGGACTACCGCCGGGTGGCGGAGGAGCTCCTCAGGGAGCTCGCCCGGACCCCGGAAAGGAGGGAGGCGTGAAGCGGAAGCGCCTGGCGGAGCTGGTGAGGGAGGAGGCGGGGGACCTTCAGGAGGCTCCCGCCCCCAGGGAGGAGAGGCCCAGGGAGGCCCCTCACGGGGGGGGCCTCGAGGGCTCCCCGCCGGGCGAGGGCCAAGCGGAGCGCCCCCTCCCCCCCTACCTCACCTACGTCCGCAAGGAGTGCCGCCTCCGCCCCGACCAGCTGGACGCCCTCACCGCCCTGGCCCGGAGGCTCAACCGGGAGAGGAGGGGGAAGGGGGAGCGGATCACGGAGAATACCCTCATCCGCTGGGCGGTGGACCTTTTATTGGAGCAGTACAGGGGCGAGAAAACCCTCCTCAAAGGGGGGCCCGCCCCCGGTGGTAGGGAGGAAGAGCTTTAGCACCCTTTAGAAGCGTAAAGCTTCCGGACAAAGCGGTTGATGTAGGCGTTCAACCCTTGACCTTGCCGGGCTAAGCGTTTCATCTCTTCCACGTGATGGGATCCTGCACTTCGGTAGGTATACAAGTAGGACGAACCGTCAGAAAACTTCACGCAGATCCAGTCCGGCCCTTCCTCGTAAGCCACTACACCGGATTTTCCGCTCAAGTTGGCGTAGGGTTTCATGCTACCTCCTCGCACCTTGGGGGATCGCACTCCAGGCTTAGCTTACTCCAAAGGTTGAGTTTTTCCTTGAAAAACTCGTAGAGGGCCCGGGCCTCAGGGCAGGGAAGGAGGCCAAGGCCCACGACCGTTTCTAGGATCCCACAACTCCCCATGAGGGCCACCCCCTCGGCTCCGGCTGCCTTGCGCAGGGCGCCGTCGTCCGTGAGGAGGGTGAGGCCTCGGCTTTTGGCCAGGACGAGGGCCTCGAGGTCGCCCCGCCGCCGCCGAAGCCTCGGGAACCTGCCGAGATAATCCATCACTGCCTCCTCTTCCGTGGCGGTCACCTGGGCCAGAACCCAAAGCCTCCCCTCCTCCTTGAGGTAGGCCCGCCGGTACTCGGCCCGCACGGGGTCGCATTCGGAACCGTGCAGGTAGCGGTTGAACTCCGCTACCCGGTTTTCCGGGTCGGGGTCAATGATGGAAGGAGGCCCGAGCACGGGGCCTACCACCCGGTAGAGGAGGTCCGCACGGCCTGAGTCTACGAAGTTGGTCAGAACCGAGTTGTCGGCCACGAACCGGGGGCGCTGCACGCCCACATGATACATTAGCCATGGATACGTGACAATGATAAACAAATACCCCTTATCTAAGGGAGTTATTCCGGCATATAAGAAAAATAAAGTTTGACAAAACGCGGTAACGCCAGTCTCCTTATAAAGAGGTGGTTCGGCGATGTATAGGTACAGTAGCGAAAGCACCCTAGCCCAAAAGCTCCGCCAGGCCCGTGAGCGGGCCGGGCTGACCCAAGAGGAGGTGGCCCGCGCCCTCGGGGTCTCCCGGGAGCTCGTCTCCCTTTGGGAGAACGGGGAACGGGTGCCCGGAGCCGCCTACCTCGCCAGGCTCGCCTCCCTCTACGGGGTGAAGGAGAAAAGCCTTTTCTCCCCTAGGCCCTTGGAGCCCTTGGAGGACCTCAAGGTCCTTCTGCGGGAAGAAGCAGAGGAGGGCCTTTCCCCCAAGGCCCGCTTGGAGCTCCAGAACTGGTTGGACTTCCTGGACGCCTACGCCGATTTCCTGGAGGGGGAAGGCCTGCCCTCCCCCTACCTCAAACGGCCCCCGAAGGAAATCGGGGTCTACAGAAGCCCCCTCACCGATCTTCGGCAGGCCTCCAGCAGGGCTCTGGAGACTCGGAAGGCCTTCGCCCTGGGGGAGGACGCAATTCCCGAACCCTACACCTTCTTGGAGGAAGTGGGGATCCTAGTGTACAAGGCCTCTCTAGGCAGCGAGCCGGGGAAGTCCGTGTGGGGCGCCTTCTACAAGCACCCCCGTCTCGGCTTTAGCGTCCTCGTGAACGTGGACAGCACCCCGGGCAGGCAGGCCTTCACCCTGGCCCACGAACTCGCCCACGCCTTCTACCACCATCAGGCCCTGGGGATCGTCTGCCGGCGGGAAGGGCTTACCCCCGAGGAAGAAGCCTTGGAGGAGTTTGCCAACGCCTGGGCGGCCCACTTCCTTGTTCCCGGGAAAGCCCTCAGGCGGAAGGCACAGGAACTTGTGAAGGTGCGGGGCCGCTTCGGCCCCGAGGAAGCTCTCCTGCTTGCCCACCACTTCCGGGTGAGCTATGCCCTTCTCCTCTTCCGGCTCAAGAACGAGGGCCTGATTGGGAAGGAGGAGCTGGAGGAGTGGAAGGCCTACAGCCCCCAAAGCATGGCCCAGAAGCTCGGCCTTCCCCAGGGAGCCTATACCCTCCCGAGAACCCGGGGGGAGTTAGGCCTTTCCCGCTACCCTCCTTCGGTCCTTCTCCAGGTCCGGCGGGCGGTCCTGGAGGACCGGCTCTCCGTGAGCGAAGCTTCGGGGCTCTTGGACGTGGACTCCGCCGCCTTCCGGGACTTTCTGGCCCCCCCTAAACGGGAAGCGAACCCGGAGGTGGCCGAGCTGGAAGAGGAGCTGGATTTCACCTCCCCCGGGCGAAAGGGCCGGGCAGTGCTGCGAAAAGCGGAGGGGCGGGCAGTCCTTGAAGTCCGCGCCGCCCTGGAGGAACCCTAGCCTACCCCTGGGGACCCCTCACCCCACCACATCCGGCAGTGCCCGGGCGGCCTCCTCCAGGCGCTTGCGGGACACGTGCACGTAGACCTGGGTGGTGCTGATGCTGCTGTGGCCCAGGAGTTCCTTCACCTCGTCAATCCCCCGCCCCGCCTCCACCAGGGCGCTGGCGTAGGAGTGCCGGAGCTTGTGGGGGGTGATGCGCTGCCAGTCCTTGAGCCCCGCCCGCTTAGCCACCCGCTTCACCATGGCCTCCACCGCCCGGGCGGAGAAGGGCTTCCCCCGGTTGGGCCCCGTGGTGTGGCTCCAGATGTAGGGGCTTGTGGGATGGCCCTCGAGGTTCCGGTGCTTGAGCCACTGGTGCAGGGCCCGCTGGGCCGTGGGGGAGAGGACCACCACCCGCTCCTTTCCTCCCTTCCCCTGGACCCGGATGGCGTGGGGGATCCCGTCCTGGTAGGTGAGGTCGGCGTAGGTCAGGGCCAGGGCCTCGGAGAGGCGGAGGCCCGTGCCGTAGAGGAAGGCGAGGAGGGCCCAGTCCCGGAGGGCCACCCGGGGAGAACGGTTCTGGTAGGCCGCCTGGAGGAGGCGGGCCACCTCCGGCGGGGTGAGGTAGATGGGAAGCCTCCGGGGAAGCTTGGGCCGCTTGACCCCCTCCGTGGGGTCCTTGAGGAGGGGGAGGCCCTCCACCTCGGCCAGGTAGCGGAAGAGCTTCCTCAAGGAGGCCAGGACGCGCCCCGCCCTGTAGGGGCTCACCTCCCGGGAGGCGAGGAAGGCGCGGATGTGCTGGCTCCCCACCTCCTCCCAGCGGGGGGGCCTGCCGTGGCGCTCCCGGAACCAGCGGGCGAAGAGGCCCGCGTCCATGAGGTACTCCTTGGCGGTGCGGGGAGAGCGGCCCTCCTCCATCTCCAGGTACCGGCGGAAGCGGGCGAAGAGCTCGGCGTGGGGGTCAGGCTGGCTCATGAGACCTCCTTCGGGGGGCGGCGGGCCTGGAGTGCCCTCGAGGGCCCCCGCCCTCGCTTTACCGGAGTATAGCATTCGCAAAAGATTTGTTTGGCGAAGTGAAGGAGGGAAGCCCCGACCGAAGGGGACCTCCGTCCGGGAGGGCGAAAACCCCCGAAAAAAGGGCGGGGGAGGGACCGGGGCGGCCGGCGGAAGGTTGCGACAAATGACGGAAGTTTGCGACAAACTTACAGACTTCCAGACTCACAGACTTCCAGAGTCTGGATATCTGGAAGTTCCAGGAAGTTCCAAGGCCCTCCGCCTCGCTTCTGTACCATGGGGGCATGCGGGAGAGCACCACGGCCAAGGGGAACCCCCCCGAAAAGGACCCTCTGGACGGCAAGCTTCTCTTGACCTACAGCGAGGCGGCCAAGGCCCTCGGCTTGGGTCGGACGACGATCTACAGGCTGGTGAAGGCGGGGCGCCTCAAGGTGGTTCACCCCACCCCCCGCTCGGCCCGCATCACCCGGGAGAGCCTCGAGGCCTTCCTCCGCTCCCTGGAGGAGGAGGCCAAGCCCGAGGGGGCGGGGAGGAGCGTGGTGGACCGGGCCCGGGAGGTCCTGAGGCGCTTCGGCCTCTAGGGGGAGGCGTGGAGGAGGCCAGGGAGGAGCGGAAGGAGAAGCCCGGGGCCCGCCACCCGGCCCACCAGGCCACCCTCTTCCTGGAGGGGAGGCTTTTGGAGGAGGGCTTCCAGAGCCCCCGCCTGCCCGAGGGGTGCCGGGTGGCGGTGGCCGGGTACGCCCTGAGCCAGCCGGAGGAGCACCGGGGGGAAGGGGTCTTCACCCTCTGGCCCCGCACGGACGAGGAGGGAAGGCTCACGGAGGCCCATGTGGCCCTCAAGCTCAAGCGCCCCATGGAGGGGCCGGAGCTGGTGGTGCACGGGATCCTCCTCCACGCCGACGGGAGGAGGTTCGTGGTCCTCGTCCAGCCCAAGAGCGGGGAGGCCTTCAGGCTCGTCCTGGGCCGGGCCCGGGGGTTCACCGCCTTCCTGGAGCCCAGGAAGGCCTACCGCTTTGAGGGGGCCCTGCGGGGGGGGAGGCTCCTCGCCGAGCGGGCCTTTCCCCTGGGGAAGTGGGTCCTGGCTCGGAAGGGGGGGAGGCCCCTCCCCGAGCCCATAGAGGGGGACCGGAACCCGCACCTGGAGGGGAGGCGGGGGAAGGGGGCCGCCCCCGGGGAGGCGAAGCCCAAGGAGCGCCCGGAGGAGGCCCAAAGGCCCGCCCCGCCCGGGCCCGAAGGCCCCCCGAAGCCCCCGAAGGAGGCGCGCCCCCCCGGGGAGAGGAGGCCGAGGCGGGACCCGGTGCGGGTGTGGCGGGCCCCGGAGGAGGAGGAGGCCCCTGGGGGCCTCGGCCTGCCCCCGCCCCTCCCCAAGGGGCAGGTGATGGGCCTGGTGGGGGAGGGGCCCTACTACCTGGTGCTGAGGCCCGAGGCCCTGGCCCTCTGGTGGCCCAAGGTGGAGCGGCTCCTGCCCGAGTTCCCGAGGCGGTACGAGGTGCGGTGGTACCCCGACGGGAGCCGGGCGGTGGTGGCCTGGGACCTCGAGGCCCTCAAGGTGTGGTACAAGCGGGTACTGAGGGGGTAAATTTCGCTTTGCGTCGCACTCTTTGGCCTATCCGGAGCTTTCGCCCGCCATCCCCTCCGAGGAGGCCCCCCCGCTTTCTTCATGATCTCTTGTATCCAACTTTTTCCAGAGCGCGCTCTATAGGCTTGACCAAGGGATCCGTGTATTCAAACAACTCCTCTAGTTCGCCTCCATCGGACAAGGCTTCCGCTATTCTCATCGCCGTTAAGTCCTTCTTCGAACCTTTTAGTAATTCCTCAGCTGTTTGCGAATACAGATCTTCCAAGCAACCTCTATCGTTCACGAAAATGCCCGCCGACTTCAGGCTCTCTATGAGATCCTCGTCCGAAAGGTTGGTCGGTTCGCGTCCAATTAGGTTGGTCACAAACTCCCTCATGTCCTTACCTCTGCAATTATTTAAATAGTCTTTATCTGCGACCACGGTCCAACCGATTCCAAGTTTGTCAAGCATCTCTACGTAGGCCCTAAAGTTATTTTTTCCATCCACACGGACCACTGAAACACCGAATTTATCCAGAATACCCTTTTCTCCGCATAACTTAGAAGCGATTTCTGGTACTAGGTAAACCTCGCCACCCTCCACTAGAATGACGTGCCTTGAAAAAACAATCTCAGGGTTTCTCCAAAGAATTCTCTTCCAGCGGGGGGAATTGTCAAGGGAATCGAGCTGCCAAAAACGGGACGTTTTGTTTGCTTCTTCGCTTTCTATCCTCACGATCTTTAAGCTTTCAGGTTCAGACAGCCGAACGAAGTCTTCTGAATGCGTGGTCAGGACCACCTGACGATGGCGATTTTCGGCATCTCCTTGATCTCCTTGGCAAAAAATGATTAGAGATTGCGCAAGGACGCGCCTCGCATGTGGATGTAAATGGTTCTCAGGCTCCTCCAGAAGGAGAAGAGTACTTCCCTGATGGAACTTCCGACTGTAGAGCTGAAAAAGCGCTATCAACAACAAGCTCTGCAAGCCAGCGCCCTTTTCTTGAAGGGGAGCGTCTACTCCATCATCCAAAAATATGCTGACTGCCTTATGCGCTTCATCGGCTGTGAAGGGGCCACCTTTGAACCGAACTGCAACATCGGGCACGGACTGCGAAAAGAGCTTTTCAACCTCCTCGGCGACCTCAGAAAAGGCCTTGTGAATAAGCTCCGAGAGCCTATCTTCTGCCAAACGGAAGTCCTCTTCGCATTTCGCCCGGTACTGGTAATAAGCATCCTTAACAAGCTTTCCGTACCAGCTCCACTTAGTGATCCTCAAAGAATCACTTGGGGAGCGAAAGGCTGGAAGGTAGGCGGCGGTCAGGATCCCGCGCCGCACAGCGTCTCGCACCTTCCTGAGGCGACGCCATCCCCCATCAGACCGCAGAAGAAAACCGAATTCAAAGGCCCCCGACTCCTCTAACTCGGCAACTATATAAGCCCAGAGCTCCCCCCTCTCGGAAGCTTGTCTTAATTTTTGGGCTAGTTTCTCACTTGCTAAGTAATCACAAGAAGCACTCTCCTTCTTGAGCTCGTGCCACCAATCTTCTCCCCACGGCTCACCTGATGGTCCCTCGTATTCCTGAGCATACCAGTCTTTACAGTCAAGGTCCTTGGGTATACCGCCACAAAGGCAAGCGGCTACCCCAAGAAGCTGACTCGGCCTTCCGTCTGAACCATGGTAAAAGTCTTTCTGGTCCAAATCTCCGCGCTTAGGGTAGCTTTCACCAAACAAAAGATTTAAGGCGTGGAGAAAGTTCGTCTTTCCAGCGTTGTTTGGGCCCAATATCACGTTTACTCCTGGCGAAAGCCTGACGGACTCGTTCCGATAGCTTCGGAAGTTATAGAGCCTAACCTCCCCGATATACATAGAACCCCCTTTACGGTGATTCTACACATCAGGGTCCCAAATAGATCTTACTTGAGCGAGCCACGTCCCCGGGAGAGACGACCCCACAACGAAAGGCCTCCTTGTGGCCTCGGCCGGGACATCCCAGGTTGCAAAGCCAGGCGCGGGCACTTAGGCCACCCGCCACTGGGGGGTCTGGCGGAAGAGCTCCAGGAGGCCCCGCTCCCGGAGGAGGTGGGCGAGGAGGGCCCCGGGGCGCCGGACCCCTTCGCCCCTCGGGCTCCAGAGGGCCTTGGCCGCGGCCTCCCGCGCCCGCCGGACCGCCCAGGCGACGGCCTCGAGGGCCCCCTCCATCAGGCCGTAGAGCTCCGCCCGGAGGGCGTTCCAGAGGACCCAGGCGTAGAAGCGCACGCTCCCGGGATCCCGGAACTCCCGGGCCAGGGAGAGGGCGAGGGCCTCCACCAGGGCCCGGCGCTCGGCGGGGCGGGCCCGGAGGAGGGCGGTGAGAGAGTCTAGAGCTAACGGAGTTTCGGCTTCGCCAGGGGATAACGAGAACCGAAGGAGAAGCTGGAGGACCCCGGAGTCCTCCTTAGGAGGACTTGTATATGACTCTCT contains:
- a CDS encoding ATPase, encoding MKRKRLAELVREEAGDLQEAPAPREERPREAPHGGGLEGSPPGEGQAERPLPPYLTYVRKECRLRPDQLDALTALARRLNRERRGKGERITENTLIRWAVDLLLEQYRGEKTLLKGGPAPGGREEEL
- a CDS encoding ATP-dependent nuclease produces the protein MYIGEVRLYNFRSYRNESVRLSPGVNVILGPNNAGKTNFLHALNLLFGESYPKRGDLDQKDFYHGSDGRPSQLLGVAACLCGGIPKDLDCKDWYAQEYEGPSGEPWGEDWWHELKKESASCDYLASEKLAQKLRQASERGELWAYIVAELEESGAFEFGFLLRSDGGWRRLRKVRDAVRRGILTAAYLPAFRSPSDSLRITKWSWYGKLVKDAYYQYRAKCEEDFRLAEDRLSELIHKAFSEVAEEVEKLFSQSVPDVAVRFKGGPFTADEAHKAVSIFLDDGVDAPLQEKGAGLQSLLLIALFQLYSRKFHQGSTLLLLEEPENHLHPHARRVLAQSLIIFCQGDQGDAENRHRQVVLTTHSEDFVRLSEPESLKIVRIESEEANKTSRFWQLDSLDNSPRWKRILWRNPEIVFSRHVILVEGGEVYLVPEIASKLCGEKGILDKFGVSVVRVDGKNNFRAYVEMLDKLGIGWTVVADKDYLNNCRGKDMREFVTNLIGREPTNLSDEDLIESLKSAGIFVNDRGCLEDLYSQTAEELLKGSKKDLTAMRIAEALSDGGELEELFEYTDPLVKPIERALEKVGYKRS
- a CDS encoding XRE family transcriptional regulator; translated protein: MARALGVSRELVSLWENGERVPGAAYLARLASLYGVKEKSLFSPRPLEPLEDLKVLLREEAEEGLSPKARLELQNWLDFLDAYADFLEGEGLPSPYLKRPPKEIGVYRSPLTDLRQASSRALETRKAFALGEDAIPEPYTFLEEVGILVYKASLGSEPGKSVWGAFYKHPRLGFSVLVNVDSTPGRQAFTLAHELAHAFYHHQALGIVCRREGLTPEEEALEEFANAWAAHFLVPGKALRRKAQELVKVRGRFGPEEALLLAHHFRVSYALLLFRLKNEGLIGKEELEEWKAYSPQSMAQKLGLPQGAYTLPRTRGELGLSRYPPSVLLQVRRAVLEDRLSVSEASGLLDVDSAAFRDFLAPPKREANPEVAELEEELDFTSPGRKGRAVLRKAEGRAVLEVRAALEEP
- a CDS encoding tyrosine-type recombinase/integrase; translated protein: MSQPDPHAELFARFRRYLEMEEGRSPRTAKEYLMDAGLFARWFRERHGRPPRWEEVGSQHIRAFLASREVSPYRAGRVLASLRKLFRYLAEVEGLPLLKDPTEGVKRPKLPRRLPIYLTPPEVARLLQAAYQNRSPRVALRDWALLAFLYGTGLRLSEALALTYADLTYQDGIPHAIRVQGKGGKERVVVLSPTAQRALHQWLKHRNLEGHPTSPYIWSHTTGPNRGKPFSARAVEAMVKRVAKRAGLKDWQRITPHKLRHSYASALVEAGRGIDEVKELLGHSSISTTQVYVHVSRKRLEEAARALPDVVG
- a CDS encoding helix-turn-helix transcriptional regulator produces the protein MRESTTAKGNPPEKDPLDGKLLLTYSEAAKALGLGRTTIYRLVKAGRLKVVHPTPRSARITRESLEAFLRSLEEEAKPEGAGRSVVDRAREVLRRFGL